GCCACCGCACCAGCACGTCGGTCGCGAGCAGCATGAACAGCAGCATCGCCTGGAACATGCCGGTTGCCGCCTGCGGCAGGCGCACGGTCGACTGCGCGATCTCGCCGCCGACATAGGTCGCGGCCAGAACGATGCCGCCGAAGACGATGCCGAGCGGGTGCAGCCGCCCAAGAAACGCGACGATGATCGCCGTAAAGCCGTATCCGACCGGGAATTGCGGCGTGAGCTGCCCGAACGGGCCGGCAGCCTCGAACAGCCCGGCGAGGCCTGCCAGCGCGCCGCCGATCAGCAGCGTCGCCCATGTCGTGCGCGCGGCACTGAAGCCGCCATGGCGGGCCGCCGCAGGCGCCAGCCCCACCACCTTCACGGCATAGCCGGCCGTCGTCTTCTCCATGAGCAGCCAGGCGACGACCGCAAGCAGCAGCGCGACGGGGATGCCGAGATGGGCGAGAGAGCCCTCCCACATCGTCGGCAGCGTCTGGTCGGCTGTGAACATCCGCGTCTGCGGGAAGTTGAAGCCCTCCGGATCCTTCCACGGCCCGCGCACGAGGAAATACAGGAACTGGACCGCGACATAGGTCAGCATCAGGCTGGTCAGGATCTCGCTGACCTGCAGTTTCACCCGCAGGAATGCCGGGATCGCGGCCCAGGCCATGCCGCCAAGGATACCCGCAAGCAC
Above is a genomic segment from Bosea sp. NBC_00550 containing:
- a CDS encoding ABC transporter permease; protein product: MLEWRRRREPSMPMLALSPLIAIVLTMLLGMIVFTAMGYDGFHAVGSIFLTPFLEPQRWADIGVKGAPLIMIALGLAIGFRANVWNIGAEGQYIMGAIAGTGVALLTYGMTGWWILPAMVLAGILGGMAWAAIPAFLRVKLQVSEILTSLMLTYVAVQFLYFLVRGPWKDPEGFNFPQTRMFTADQTLPTMWEGSLAHLGIPVALLLAVVAWLLMEKTTAGYAVKVVGLAPAAARHGGFSAARTTWATLLIGGALAGLAGLFEAAGPFGQLTPQFPVGYGFTAIIVAFLGRLHPLGIVFGGIVLAATYVGGEIAQSTVRLPQAATGMFQAMLLFMLLATDVLVRWRIVWRRRVA